The following are from one region of the Ruficoccus sp. ZRK36 genome:
- a CDS encoding ATP synthase F0 subunit C encodes MFDLIAQITGDIGSGITAGLGCLGAALGVGFVGTKAVEAVGRNPGASGKILVQGILGMALAEAVAFYALFLY; translated from the coding sequence ATGTTCGATCTGATCGCACAAATCACCGGTGACATTGGCTCCGGCATCACGGCTGGCCTCGGCTGTCTGGGTGCTGCCCTCGGCGTGGGCTTCGTCGGTACCAAGGCTGTTGAAGCCGTTGGCCGCAACCCCGGCGCTTCCGGTAAGATCCTCGTTCAGGGCATTCTCGGCATGGCGCTGGCTGAAGCTGTCGCCTTCTACGCCCTGTTCCTGTACTAA
- the atpF gene encoding F0F1 ATP synthase subunit B, with amino-acid sequence MIDLLPNLIAAAAEVSHEGVGSGSVIEKLAATFHVEWHLLLAQGINFILVAIVLWKFAFKPVVSTLDSRKKKIEDGLQYAEEMKTRLAEAEKQYAEKMKDAAVDGAKIIEEARANAKTYLEKQTQEAVTKAETIINKGHESVELERKQMLNELRREVAQLVVQTSGKVLNRDLSGEEKTRFSEAAAKELYGKN; translated from the coding sequence ATGATCGATCTCCTGCCCAACCTTATCGCTGCCGCCGCTGAAGTCTCCCACGAGGGAGTCGGCTCTGGCAGTGTCATCGAAAAACTGGCCGCTACCTTTCACGTAGAGTGGCACCTGCTGCTGGCTCAGGGCATCAACTTCATTCTTGTGGCCATCGTGCTGTGGAAGTTCGCCTTCAAGCCGGTCGTCTCCACCCTCGATTCCCGCAAGAAGAAGATCGAGGACGGCCTCCAGTATGCCGAGGAGATGAAGACCCGTCTGGCCGAAGCCGAAAAGCAGTACGCCGAAAAGATGAAGGACGCGGCTGTCGACGGCGCCAAGATCATCGAAGAGGCCCGCGCCAACGCCAAGACCTACCTGGAGAAGCAAACCCAGGAAGCCGTCACCAAGGCCGAAACCATCATCAACAAGGGGCACGAATCCGTCGAGCTGGAGCGCAAGCAGATGCTTAACGAGCTGCGCCGCGAAGTGGCCCAGCTGGTCGTGCAAACCTCCGGCAAAGTTCTCAACCGCGACCTTTCCGGCGAAGAGAAGACCCGCTTCAGCGAGGCCGCCGCGAAAGAACTCTACGGCAAGAACTAA
- a CDS encoding F0F1 ATP synthase subunit delta gives MDRKTQDQLKTFAHKLVELSLDETGRVSAERVGGVLTTLEQNPPRHLRALLKQYLVYIRQELARSQAQVEYAGELPASTLAEIRQELSEHYNRAVDVMPRENESLIAGFRVAIGDDVYDASLAGRLHALETAID, from the coding sequence ATGGACCGCAAAACCCAAGACCAACTGAAAACCTTTGCCCACAAGCTCGTGGAGCTTTCGCTCGACGAGACCGGTCGCGTCAGCGCCGAGCGGGTAGGGGGCGTCTTGACCACGCTTGAGCAGAACCCACCGCGCCACCTGCGCGCCCTCCTCAAGCAGTACCTCGTGTATATCCGTCAGGAGCTGGCCCGGAGCCAGGCTCAGGTGGAGTACGCCGGTGAGCTTCCCGCATCCACCCTGGCCGAGATCCGCCAGGAACTCAGCGAACACTACAATCGCGCGGTGGACGTAATGCCCCGCGAAAACGAAAGCCTGATCGCGGGCTTCCGGGTGGCTATCGGTGACGACGTCTACGACGCCTCTCTGGCCGGTCGCCTCCACGCCCTCGAAACCGCCATCGACTGA